The Streptomyces laurentii region CGAGCACCCGCTCGGCCGAACCGCCGAGCCCGAAGGTGCCGTTCCGCTCCCCGGTCCAGCCGGCCCACAGGTCGACATTGCGCTGGACGGCGTCGCCCTGCTGGAGGAACTGCTCGCGCCAGGTCCAGTCCGGGCCGACACACGAGTCGAGGACCAGCCGGTCCAGCCCGCCCGGGAACAGGCTCCCGTAGACGGCCCCCACATACGCCCCGTACGCGTAGCCGACGAAGCTGATGCGCTCCTCGCCGAGTACGGCCCGGATCACGTCCATGTCGCGGGCGGTGTTACGGGTGCTGATGTGCGGCCGCAGCGCGCCCCCGGCCCGCGCGCAGGCCTCCTCGCGCCGCCGCATGTCCTCGGCGATCGCCGCGAACGTCTCGTCCGGCGGACGCGAGTCCGCCGGTACGGCGGGCACGGACACCTCGGCCAGCAGCTGCGTCGACGCCCCGATACCGCGCGGGTCGAAGCCGATCAGGTCGTACACCTCGTGCAGCGGCGTCCCGACGTACCGCCCGGGCAGATCCCGGCCGCCACCCCAGTCCCCGCCCGGCCCGCCGTTGACGGCCAGCAGCACCCCGCGCCGCCGCGCCGGGTCGGTGGCGCGGCGGCGGCTGAGCGCCAGCGTGATCCGCTCGCCCCCGGGGTCGCCGTAGTCACGGGGCACCTCGATCGTCGCGTACTCGACCCGCTCGTCGCCCTGATCCGCCCCGGGCGCCCACCGCGGCCGCTGTGTGGAGAACTCGCTCACC contains the following coding sequences:
- a CDS encoding hypothetical protein (identified by MetaGeneAnnotator; putative;~sequence version:1) gives rise to the protein MVSEFSTQRPRWAPGADQGDERVEYATIEVPRDYGDPGGERITLALSRRRATDPARRRGVLLAVNGGPGGDWGGGRDLPGRYVGTPLHEVYDLIGFDPRGIGASTQLLAEVSVPAVPADSRPPDETFAAIAEDMRRREEACARAGGALRPHISTRNTARDMDVIRAVLGEERISFVGYAYGAYVGAVYGSLFPGGLDRLVLDSCVGPDWTWREQFLQQGDAVQRNVDLWAGWTGERNGTFGLGGSAERVLGTVEGVVAALEALPEDAVRLRSLFDGAVGDWAGDRARWADLGQLVGGLRDAAGAGDAGRCRELLARQETWRAADSEGDLRVGVLEAITLEHAWPADLEVYYQDMREFRKRFPYGNGVLKASPWVGAFRSFEAPEEPTVLGRDGYPVGLIVQADGDPMDHYDGGVAMAERLGHHLLTVEDSGEHEVYVLSGNPHVDAVVHRYLVDGVLPPARSSVPGRASRPDVAADAAA